DNA sequence from the Colletotrichum higginsianum IMI 349063 chromosome 10, whole genome shotgun sequence genome:
TAGATAGGTCTAACGATATGCTCTAATGCCTTAAAAAACAAGTCTAACAAACTCGGTATCAAACACAACAAAGGTATTTCTATTATAATGTAAGTTACGTATCTTATTGCTACTGTTCTCTAAATAATTCTATTACTTGAATTAGTAATAGACCAGAACTAAGTAAATCCAAAGTCATAACAACAACTTGAGTTGTTTTACGACATTTTTATAAGAGCGGTGAGGGGAATAGAAATAATTAATACGCCAAGTGTTGTTGAACTTATCAGCAATAACCTAAATTATCGAAACACGCGCAACTATATGCAATCTAGTCTAGTACATGCTGCCAACGACGTTTTTTGCAAAGATATAGGACACTGTGCAGGCTTGGTAGCCAGCTCCTAGGCTATGGTGACATTCATGGCTAGACGCTCACTCGCAGATGAAGTTTTCTGTCCCATTCAGGGTTTTCAAAAACTTTTGCTTCTGAGGATAAGGGCAAAGAGGACGTTGAATGATAGGGTCCGTGCCAACACTCGTGGCGAGGAGAGAATCAGGCGCCACGCCGTTCTCCACCCACTGGACCAGCGAGTCAAAGGTGGTGTCCGGGTAAGGGCCGGGGCCACCGATGCAGTGGTACAGACCTGGAGCGAGGAAGAGACGGTAGAAGTCGTGTACATTCGGGTCGAGTTTCGTGACGCGTTGGTAGTAGTCCACACTCCCACGGAAAGGAATGAGTTCGTCGGCCTGAATCAGGGTCAGTCGTTTGGCCGATACGTTGCTTCGCAGAAAAGGGGGGTCTCATGGACGCTGGACGTACTGTTCCGTGGTATGTAATCAACTTTCCTCCAGCCTGGCGGAACGCCGATAGGTCAGGATTGCTCGTGTCGATCATGGACCTGTATTCTCGGGCAGAAGAATCAAAGATCTCCTCAAACTCTTCCAGCGATAGCTTGCTCGTGTCGGCAGTGGGGTTTTTCAATACGTAGAATCTGATCCATTCCTGGAACAAGACGAGGGGGTCCAATGTGCAGGTACTGTTGGCGCTGCAGTTGGTGCCGATCGGCGCGAGACTCCCACCAACGTTGGGATAGATGCCGCCAACAAGGGTGGCCTCTTGGCCAGGACCGTACCACATGCGCGAATTGTTTGCGCGTCGAGGGCCGTCCCACTACGGGCCGCGAGTGTAAGCAAAAAGATAGGGCGATGAATGTTGGCAAAGACTTACCGTCTTTTGCACTATCGTCGCCGCTCCCAGGGAGATCTTGCGCTCAGTGGTGGAACCATTGCCACTTCCGTTTGCCTGCGGGCCGGCAGCACACTTGATGGTAGTCCCGACGAGGTTCACCGGATCAAAGTCGCAGGCTCCGGGGTCGGAAAGGATACCATCCACAACGCCATCAAGTCCGTCGCAAGCTTCAATGGCGGCTGCAGTCAGAGCTTCGACTTCGCATGACGGTGGATACATCCCATAAAGGTTCATGAGGAAGTTGGCATAGGTACCCCCGACGAAGAGAGAGTTCCAATTGATTGCTGGTGCGGCGGCTGCAATGCCGTCAAAGAGGTCCGGGTACCGTTGGGCGAGCGCCATGCCTTGTCGGCCGCCCTGGGAGCAGCCAGAGAAGTAGGAATACTTCGCAGGCTCGGCGTAGAAGGCGGCCGTGAAGTttttggcgacgacggcgccttCATAGAGGGAAGCGGATGCCAGATTTTCCAGGAGGCGCATGTTCGGCTCTCCTCCAGCCCCCCAAGCCCACCTCTCGGGGGTAACGCCGTTGTCTGGAGTGTCCAGCCCGGCATCAGTCCCGAACGTAGCATATCCCTCGCCAACAGCAGCGGTCATACCAAGAGTAGCTTGGTAAGGCAGGCCGGCCGACCATCCACCACCCCCGATGCCTTGTAAACGCCCATTCCAAGTGTCTGTTGGGAGCCAGACCTGGACATTGATCGAGTCGTTTCCGCCAGGATGAGTATACGTAGTCGAAACGTTGCAAAACCTGGCGCTCGTAACGTTAAGAGGGCCATGGTTGGGATAATAAAAGACGTTGGAAGTAAGGTTTTCCACAAAATTGGCTTCCAGCGACAGGAATCTGACTCCTGGGATAATGGGATAAGAAAAGGTGTCTGCGGAACAGGCAGAGGGCGAGATGGTGCCCCTGAAAAGTGAGGCGCTCATGGTGGCTGGCGTACTGGTGATGCCCTAGTTGGAGTTCGTAAATGACTAGCGTGTTTGTTGAGGGAAGACAACTGCGTCTTGTGATTAATCAGGGAATTGAGGCATGGCAGCTTATATACGTCAGATTCTCGCACTCAAGGGACGGAGGCCGTCATCACGCCGTTGCCATTTACCTGGTTAAGCGTGGAGCAATCTTGATTCGCTAGGTGCCTAGGTAGGCCTTGGTAAGAACAAACCTTTCTAGCAACCCACATACAAGACGGCATCACGGAGTCCTTTTTGTCTCCGTACCCTGACGACCGTTAGCGTTTCCATAAGAAGCCCTTGCTTGTGATGTCTATTGTGGAGCTGCGGCTCTGATTACTATTCAATTATTTTACAGCAGCAGAGCTGTGTGTAGTGGAGAGCAATTGCAGAGAGAACAACCCACGTAATGTATAGAACCAAGGTGTTACAGCAGACAGTAACTGCTGGTAAGTTTGTGGTTAAAAGGGTGTTTttttcgccgatgactcagGCCGTTAGTcggggcccataaaggtcaagcgtaaTGTATAGAACACTGGACTAACTAGATCTTATTGCAGAGTAGCTGAACTCAGCTGCGCATCTAAGATTCAAGAAGGTGATTATCCTAGATGTCTTCCTAGGACCTCAATGAATGAAGGGCTGTCTGCTGAGATTTCAAAGACATTTGACAAGGCTACGATTTAATGATTACTACTCTGTTACCCTACCCCACTTTATCATATTGGGCTGTAGCACTAAGGAATCCATGTTGTTTAATCAAAGGGTGCAACGCATGCGACGGGTACCTTAGGAGTTATACAGATAGAAATTGTTAGCTTGttcagccagccagccttctGGCGGCAACAAGAAAGATGTTGCAACCTAACAAGTTTGTTGAAATCGAACCTGCGACCTCAGGGCTCGGGATGAATCCATTCCCGGGCAGAGTGAGGCTGAAGGTAGCATAGGAGTAACTGCCCCGCTGCCGGCTTGGCTGCTTTGAAAGGCCTCGGAGATAGGAATTAAAGGCCGGCTTGGCTGGCCGCTCTCAATGTTCTAACATTACCTAAACAAGGCTGCGCAATTGCTGCAAAGGTTCACCTTTCCTTTGTTACATGTGTAGCCTGTCGCTACCACTCTCAACAATATTACTAATGTCGCAGGCCGGGAGTGTTGGGATGGGACTCTTATATTGAGAAGTGCTTGACTAAAGCCGAGaattgctgctgctgctgtagCCGGCTTGCAGATAAGTGCTGTGGAGAGCGCTTACTAAGGGCTTTGGTAAGCGCTCTACAGCTACTGGCCACAGTTACACCAGCCACTGAGGCTGCGCAGGACTTCTTGCAGCAACTAACTAACTCCAACTCTAATTAATCACATTATATCAATCAACATGCCGCTTCGCGAGACCGACCCAGATTTCGAGACTGAGATCTTCGAACAGGTCAAGGTAGGTATCGAGGCTGCCCGCAATGCAAAGTTCGGGGTTTCCCAATATGATCTCCCGCTgccgctcctcgtcgacgactcTACAGAGAAGCCACTGCAGTGCTATGAACCTGCCGAGGAGACCATCGCCATCAGCGCCCACATGTCGGTGCGCATTCGTGCCCTTTACAAGCAGATTGCCGCCGTGTATAACGGGGTCGTGGATCCACCAGTCAGCCTCGGCATCAAGCTCGAAATCCAGCCACAGAACTTTGAGACAGAGCCGGACTGGTGCCACCATCGCAGGTATCACTCGCGCCGTCTGCAGCTGCATGATCCCGAGACACTGCCAGATCTGCCCTTTGTGAGCAGCTTGGCCATCAAGTCGAGGGCGTACGGCTCCAGCGCCGAAAACGCGACAGACGTACGCCCTCTGTCTCCCCTCGTGCCGCTGCAGTGCCTCGTCCACCTGCCGGCTGTGCAAGAGTGGAATGCTCGCTGGCTGTGGGAGCGGCCCATGCCCGCCTCCATGCCGAGTAGGGTGATGCGCGAGCACTACACCTGGCCGTGGGAGGGCCCCCTGCGAGACGCCCGCCACGagttcggcgccgccatcatggacCAGGAGAAGCACCTCTGCGGGAAAAAGATCCCCGCCAGTCTCACCAGGGCCGCACTGCACTTCTGGCCATTCTTCTCGCTCCCCAAGCACGACCAGTCCGTGGCCCGGCCGAACCTGATCCATCCGGCGGATAAAGACCCGGTGTCTGTCGGCCTGTGCAAGCTCGGTGCGCAGCTAAGCCTGTTCGACGTGCGTGCCGTTGTCACTTCAGACCTGTTCCCCAGTCCCGAGGCACCAGCCGACCAGCAGTGGTCACAGATGCGGCGTTTCCGGCTCGAGTTTCATACCCTCCGTCCAGATGGGCGGTGGTACTTTGTCGGCCCCGGTGGCGAGGATCCGCATGACTCTGAAGAAGGAGGGTACAAGATTTCAGACACAGAGCACTACCCCCGGCAAACCGAcccggacgaggacatgGAACTCGACCGTGAGTACGGCGACGACCCCGAGTGCTTTGTAGAATACCGTCTAGACATGTTCCGCACCGAGCCCTGCAGGGACCGGATCGAGCCCCTGCTTGCGGCGTTTGCCAAGTCTTTGACTCGCGACAATATGCCgagcctcgacgacgcagagCTTTTCACACACCTGTGGTGGTACCCTTCAGACAACAGAGAAGTTGAGGGATATGATCTACCGATGAAACTGGGCCACAGATGGGGTGTCAAGTTCATTGCTGGGCGAGGTGgtgagaagaagatgaaggacggcgatgctgctgttgctgctgctgcggcaccaacaccaccggTGGTGCAGTGGCAGGTTGGCAACTGGAGACCCAGCGAGGAGGTCATGAGTCTGTTCGAAAGCTTAGGACGGCAGGAGTGGCTCGATCTCGAGTGGGACAGGTATAGATGCACGGCGGGGCACGACTTGCTGGGAAATAGCGAGTCTTCACCTATATAGTAGGGCGGGCAACCAGAGGATAAGTTGTCTGATACCTGTTTTGGAGGTGGCTGGTTGAAAATGCGATCACAGCAGCGGGGAGGGCAGGAACGTTTGCTCATCATGATCGAGGAAGCATCCAGAAGATTTCCGCATGCTGTCATCTCAGTGGATGCTTAAGCTAAGCAGTGTCAGTTGGGGGGTGGCAGCGAATGAAAACAAGTCAAGTGTGTGCCACAATTTTGTACCGAGTTAGATTCGTCCTGTGCTTCACGTAAGATGGGAAAAGTTGCGCTGTGCGGACAATTGCCTGTTGTTCATCGTAATTATcgccaccaacaccaacgtGGAATACGCCTTCTAGTCTTTAGCAGACTCGAGGAGTTAGACATCGCCGAGTATGGTGGCCGCTGACCAGGGGTTTCACAACTCTATCGATATAACACAGTGGGAGGTAGACTATCCTATGTTGCCACAGATATCTGCCAATACCCCAGGCTGAAGTGGATCTAGCTACTTTTCACAAAGGTAACTATTGATTGAAGAAGCTTATAGTCTAGAACTTCCATCGAACGGAAAGCAGATTTGCTTCTACTTAACATAAGCTGCTATCAAAATTCCGCAAAGGCTTAACCCAATTGCAAAAGCACTCGTCATAGTGTTCCACCCGAAAGTGGTCACTAGATAGCCTGAAGCAAAAGTTCGTATCATACCGCCTAAGACGAAGGAGAAAGTAAACAATCCGTAACCAAAGCCATAGACCCAATTGGACCCAAAACCACCGCGGCTCTGAGTCTCTTCAGCCTTGATGACGTAGCCATGAGTGGAGTGGCTGCGAATGGGTATGTCAGCCCAAGCATCGTCATTTAGTGACATTCATCCAGAGCACCTACAAGACGTTATGTTACTGCAGTGGCAGGGGAAACTTGTTTAGCTTCCTGTAGATCGTCCCATCATCCAGTCCTTGTTTCCTATTATTGATGAGCCTTAGACAACGACGTCCATGTGCATATCATCATGTTGGTGATAGGCGATAGGCAAAGGCTAACCTATCAGTCAGGCGTCGGGATCCTATCGGATTGTACGCCTATCGCCCGACGAATGTACAGGGGGCTCCCCAAGGTCCCCACGTCTCTCGATAAGAAACTCTTGGCaacgagggggaggggatagGCCGGGAAACTCAGCAGTCTCCGGCCGTGTAAGCCGCGTCGTCCGACCGTCACATACCCAGCTGACCAACGACTGCGTCATCACTTCTCGACTTCCTCCCCCAAGCTTTGCATCTGCCTAATTATCAAGGTCTACCAACATGGGCAGTAACATCGCCAATGACACTGCCGTCAAACCGACGTCCCTCATCAATCTCCAGCTGGGATGGCCGTCACCTCGCCTCTTCGCCGCGAGCGGTCTGCTTGAGGGCGCCGCTCAGGTTCTCACTTCAGACGCCGAGacagccgccgccctcgtctACGGTCCTCACGTCGGACATCCTCCCCTCCGCAAAAGCGTGGCAGAATGGCTCTCCTCGGTCTACGGGACCACAGCTGATTCCGAACGAATAAGCATCAGCAACGGCGCCTCGGGAAACCTGGCCAACGTCCTGTTGAAATTCACCGATCCGCTCTACACCCGCAGGATCTTTATGGCTGAACCGACATACTTCCTCGCATGTCCCATCTTCGAGGATAACGGATTCCAGGGTAAGCTCAAAGGCGTCCCTGAAAATGACGAGGAGGGCCTCGATCTGGATTTTCTTCGCCGAGGGCTAGAAACTGCAGAGGCGGAAGCATTGTCAAACGCCAAAGCCAGTGGTCAGCCAGACGTCCCAACGATAAAGACTGGCAAGAATTACCCCAAAGTGTACAAATACATCATCTATCTCGTCCCGACTTTCTCCAACCCCAGCGCAAGGACCCTGTCGCTGCAGGTGCGGAAGGATATTGTTAGCCTTGCGCGAGAGTATGACGCCCTCGTTGTCTCAGACGATGTCTACGACTTCCTGAGCTGGCCTGAAGAACCTTCTGCTCCCGCCGACGCTGTGGGCTCTGTACCTTCTCGCCTTGTCGACATTGATCGACAAATGCCCGGCTGCAGCCAATTTGGAAACACGATCAGCAACGGATCATTCTCCAAAGTCATCGGACCGGGTGTCCGGGTTGGATGGGCTGAGAGCACACCGTCTTTTGCCAAGGAGCTTGGTGAAGTGTAAGTCACGGGTGAAAGACCTTCTTTTCTCACTCAATATTTGACTGACGTGGTAAAACTTAGCGGCTCTTCAAGCTCAGGCGGTGCTCCTTCACACCTCACCTCGACCTTTGTCGACAAGATGCTCCGAAGCGGTCGGCTTCAGTCCCACATCAAAGACACGCTCATCCCCACCTACCGCGAGAGATACTACGCGCTCATGTCCGCCGTCGAAGACGTTCTGGTCCCCCTCGGGGTCCGTGTGGAGGCAAACAAGCCCAAAGACGCGGCTACGGCGACAGCCGGGGGTTTCTTCACGTACCTCAGGCTACCAGACGACCTTCCCGTTGCTAAGAACGTAGCCGCGATTGCGCTGAAGGACAAACAGCTGCGCGTGGCGTTTGGGCACATGTTCACCGTCACGGGAGATGAGGGCAGCATCTCTCGGGCCGAGAGGGAGGATGGGTTTTCCCGTTGTATCAGGCTTTGCTGGGCGTGGCACGAGGTTGCGGAAATTGAAGAGGGCATTAACAGACTTGGTGCCACCATTATTGATATCAGGGAGAGGATCAAGAAAGGGGAGGACTTGAGTAGCCCTGTAGCGATTGGAATAAGATAGCTGTATTGTAAAATACGGTTTCAAATACAGCGTAGACATTCATCGCACTCAAACTCCCCTTGGAGCGgccgcttcttcttgagTAAGTCAAGTACCTATCACTGTGAACAGTTGCACAGAGGAATCGCTCTCAGTCGTCAAATTAGGAATATTGCAGGTTTCAAGAAGGAATTACAGACACACTATGAAAGAGGAATAGAATTCCGGTTCTTGCTAAGAAATCGCTCGTTCCAAGGTTGTCACAACTGCCACGACCTAAAGCAAAACCCTCTGATAGCTGTCCCGCTTCTTCTACAGCAACTGACACAACCCTCAACCACAGCCCCCTGTTTCTCTTCCGACCTCAAATAATGGCGGCAGAGCTGCGAACAGGCTCCACAGCTCCCACCAACTTGTTCTCAGTCTCCTTCTCCATGGAACTCACAGGGTCAGTGACCTCAGCCTCGGAAGCAGGCTGATTCGCAGCTGCCACAGCCTCCTGCCGGAGCTGGCGTTTGTGCAAAAAGTCCGCGACAACTGCCATTTAAGTGTCTTGTTAGCAAACCCTATCTAATTCTGCACGGGAAGTATTGGTGACGTACGAACGAGAACTACCGCTGCGAGTGCAAATGCTAGGACCGAAGGGAATCCTCGCTCGAACTTGGGAGCCATGGTCTGCGGGAAGATGAGGATCGGCAAGAAGGAGTCTGTTATACCACCAGTTAGTCGCAAAGTCTGTAGGTCATATCACGGGTAGCTCACTCGTGGCGTAGAATAGCCCGTTCATGCTGGAAATTGTCAAGGCTCTCTCCTCGGCATTGCCGTTGTTGACCTCGTTGGCCCAGGTCTGTTTTCTCGGTCAGTCCCACATAGATCCCTCCATCGGCTCGAGGGACGACTCACCCAGGCGACGGCAGTCACATAGCCACAGGCAACCAAGAAGAAACCCGCAACTCGTGCACCGTCAGAGTCGGGGTAGGCGGTGAGGATGGaggagccgacgacggtggtGCCCAGCTGTGCGGTATTGTCAGCAACCTTCTTTCTTGTAATTAGAAGAGGGAGAATTGTTTCCTACCAGCGGGCCAACCATCCAAAGTGGTCGGTTCCCTGTCAAATCCGAAAGGAAACCCCATGAAAAGTCGGTCACCATCGTGACAAGGTTGGCGCAGGCCGGGATGATATTGCGCTGGGTGACGCTGTATCCGTTCTCACCTACCCATCCGTTAGCTGGACTCCTTGCCTGCCGTCCAAAAGACTAAACATACGTAGGTAGATGGCAAAGTAGTTGTTCGCCTGGCACGAGTTTCCATACTACCCAAAGCAACAGTCAGCTTCTTCCCGTCACATTGGATTGATTCAACGCAGGAATAAGAACGGAGGGAAGACTCACAAAGATGTACATCATACAGAGCGCCCACCACCTCCAGCTCCCAAACATCCTCTTGACGAGCTTCAAGTCCATGACGCCCGTGATCTCAACTCGGCCCAGCTTCGCCGACCGCTGCATCGCAAGCTGcttgtcctcctcggtgAGGTACCACGCCGTCGTATTCTGCGGGTAGTCCGGCAGGAGGAACCAGACGGACAGCGCGATCGGCAGGCTCATGCACCCGCAGATGATGTACATCCAGCGCCATCCCGCCATCCCGAGGTGTCCGTCCAGGCCCTTGTGGATGCCAGCTTGGAGGAAGCCGGAAGTTGCTTGACCGAAGAAGCCCGTGACGTGCCATACGGCCACACGCCTTGGGGTAGAGTCAGCATGATGGCTTGTGATGCGGGCCACAGGGCTGTGGACTTACTTTGCAAGCTCCGTCTTCGTGTACCACGACCCAAGCAGGAAGATTATGATGGGGGAGAAGGGACTCTCGAAAAGCCCGACCATGAACCGGAAAGCGTACATTTGGTTGCTTGTTTGGGCCGCAGCCTGTGCGAATCTGTCGTCTTATTTTAGCTAGGCTTCTTAGCCAACAGCAGTGATTAAGGGTGTTTTCTTACGTAAAAGCTGTCCAGCCTAGCTCGCAGACCACGAGGCAGACCCGGGGCCGGACTTTGAGGGCAATCATGTTTGCTGGAATTTGCATGATGGCGAACGCGATGGTGTAGCACACTACACATCAGAACGTTGTTAGAGCGTGACTTATCTTTAAGACTGTATTTTTGCACTTACTCAGCATGTACGTGTACTCGTTTCCCTTTATATTCAAATCCTCCTTCATACCGCTGACATCTGTCGTACTCCCGTCAGTGTACCATCCTCTCCGAACCCTTCTGGTCTTGCGGAGAGAGACTCACAGGCATTGGTAATGTTGCTCTGGTCAATGTATTTCATCCACTAGCAGACCCATCAATCAGCAAGTCAGGCCAGCTCATGAAGGCAGAAGGGTCACTTACCCATCCCAGCGTCGCACAGATGAGAATACCGAAATCCAACTTCCTCACCAGAGCCCTCTCCTGCGGGCTCTTCAGATGCTGGTCCGAATCCCACAGGTGGTATAGAATCTTCTTTCCCAGGGAAACATTGTGCTGCTCGTGggtgccgacgccgacgtcagAAGCAGCGGGAGACGCGGCCGACTTGACCTCGTGGCTCTTTTTGGTGTCCATGGTTGAGCGAGCTAGGTGCGAGAACTGGACAACGAAGATGACAACAAAGTCTTCAGAAGAGAGGCTTTCACAGAACAACCAAGAGCCGCTGCGAGTTTCGACACCGAGTAACAACTGGAACGATTACTCGCACTCCATAATGTAAGTTTTGTCGTCCTTCCCCCTCAACCGCGGGTTATGATAAGCAGCCAACCACGCAACCAACCCCTGGCCAACCATACTCCATGTGGCGTCTCACACTCACCCGCATGGTATCAACAGTATCAGCAGATCAAGAACGCAATTCAAGACCTTAGCACACCTTGTGGATCTCTCCATTTTTCTGGCATCCTGCCCGAAGATAAGCTGTGTATCAGAAACACCACGCGCCGCTCCCTCGTCGGGCGTCGCCCGACGCCTCTCCTTGTTCTCCCTCGATAGCTTTCCCCGCATTCTTATCATTAAATGCCCCCCCTGGTTCCCGGATAAGCACCCCCCGGTCGACCGGCGCGGCCGACATCCAGTGGTCTTCGCGGTGCCGACGTCGGGTTGCCAATTCACTCCAGCTTGTCCTATCTAAAACGGCCTACAGCGAGACGATCATCTGCCATCCCTCCGTACTTCTCGGACAATTCCTTGTGATTTTCCCTCATTCGTTTCCGTTCAAACAGCCAGCAAGCACTCAGAACACAGCCATAGTGACGCCCTCAGCATCGCCAAGGAAAAGATGTCTTCGACAATCCCCCCAGACCAGCTCGTCCTGGCCCGCGAGACGGTCCGCCCGAACCTCGTCAAGAGCCTCATGCTCCAAAACCGCCTCGCCCACTCCTTTGGCCTGCGCGTCGCCTTCTCCACCGAGAtgcccctcgtcgccaaGCGCGCGGGGTACTCCGCCGTGCTCATGAACCTCGAGCACATGGCCATGAGCATGGAGACGATGAAGGACATTGCCGTGTCGTGTCTGAACGTGGGGTGAGAGCAGCAGCCTGTTACTTTTTCCCCAACCCGAATTCAGCCTCGAGCTTCAGCGCAGACCGGATGGAAAACACAATCCAAGAGATTAGTTGGCTGACGTTTGCgcttctttcccccccccgacCAGAATCACCCCGACGGTGGTCGTCCCAACGTGCTCCCAAGAATGGATCTCGCGCTGCCTCGACTCCGGCGCCcaggccgtcatcgtcccgCACGTCAACAACGTGGAACAGGCAAAGATGTGCGTCGATGCGTCAAAGTTTCCTCCACTGGTGAGTTCGGTTTTCTTCCATCCTCGAAAAGTAGTCCGTTTCCCTCTCGGGCAAGACTTATACCAAAACCCGTCACCTAGGGTCACCGCTCGGTCACAATGGTCACCGCAATGACCCAGTACACCACCCAGCTATCCTACgcggccatcgccgaggtcgtcaacGATGAGGTGCTGATCATGCCAATGATCGAAACCAAAGAGGGCGTTGAGAACGTAGAGTATGTGTATCATCCTTTACGAGGAGGCAGCAGGTAGCCCCCGCGTAAATCAATGCTGATAAATGTCTCCTAGGGCAATCACCGCGGTACCCGGCATCGACGCACTCTTCATCGGATGTGCAGACCTTTGCATGGAGTATGTTCTGCTCCCATCGCATGCTTGAGACTTGACTCATAGTGAAATTAGACTAGGTATTCCCGGCCAATACGACTCGGAGCTGTTCCATTCGACCGTGGCCAAGATTGCAGGcgcggcggagaaggcgagcGTAGATGGCCGCAGGGTGTATGTCGGACTTGGGGGGTTGGAACCGAGGCCAGACCTGCTTGAAGAATTTGCGAAGCGACACTCTCCTGTTCGGTAATCAAGACTTCCCATGATACGTTTTGCTTAATGTTAACGATGACCGACAGATTCGCCATGGCAGGCCGCGACTTggctctgctgctggctggcaTGTCCAAACAAGCGGCGTCAATGAATGACATCTCGACAAGGCTTCAGTAAAAAGGCTTTGGCCCAAATTCGAGACGTGAGTGACGCTGCGCGAAAGATTGTCGGTACGACGGAAACCATAGAAAGCTTTTGCatgccgaggaggactcACATGGCCGTCACTAGAAGCGCGATGCCGACCTGATAATCTCAGTCAGGTTAGCGACAGGGGAAGCGCTGCCTGCCGCTGGAAAGTTATACAATCCCCGATTTGACCATTTTGGTGTCCAGTGTCTCTGTCACCACTGGACAGAAGATTTCCAGACCAAAAGACAAGTTGAACAGGCAATGCCAAAACGTAGAGGAAGACGTGGTAACTTGAATTAAATATCTTTGGGAATAGGCAAGAGAAAAAG
Encoded proteins:
- a CDS encoding HpcH/HpaI aldolase — encoded protein: MSSTIPPDQLVLARETVRPNLVKSLMLQNRLAHSFGLRVAFSTEMPLVAKRAGYSAVLMNLEHMAMSMETMKDIAVSCLNVGITPTVVVPTCSQEWISRCLDSGAQAVIVPHVNNVEQAKMCVDASKFPPLGHRSVTMVTAMTQYTTQLSYAAIAEVVNDEVLIMPMIETKEGVENVEAITAVPGIDALFIGCADLCMELGIPGQYDSELFHSTVAKIAGAAEKASVDGRRVYVGLGGLEPRPDLLEEFAKRHSPVRFAMAGRDLALLLAGMSKQAASMNDISTRLQ
- a CDS encoding Pantothenate transporter liz1 translates to MDTKKSHEVKSAASPAASDVGVGTHEQHNVSLGKKILYHLWDSDQHLKSPQERALVRKLDFGILICATLGWWMKYIDQSNITNAYVSGMKEDLNIKGNEYTYMLMCYTIAFAIMQIPANMIALKVRPRVCLVVCELGWTAFTFAQAAAQTSNQMYAFRFMVGLFESPFSPIIIFLLGSWYTKTELAKRVAVWHVTGFFGQATSGFLQAGIHKGLDGHLGMAGWRWMYIICGCMSLPIALSVWFLLPDYPQNTTAWYLTEEDKQLAMQRSAKLGRVEITGVMDLKLVKRMFGSWRWWALCMMYIFYGNSCQANNYFAIYLRENGYSVTQRNIIPACANLVTMVTDFSWGFLSDLTGNRPLWMVGPLLGTTVVGSSILTAYPDSDGARVAGFFLVACGYVTAVAWTWANEVNNGNAEERALTISSMNGLFYATNSFLPILIFPQTMAPKFERGFPSVLAFALAAVVLVLVADFLHKRQLRQEAVAAANQPASEAEVTDPVSSMEKETENKLVGAVEPVRSSAAII
- a CDS encoding Aminotransferase; the encoded protein is MGSNIANDTAVKPTSLINLQLGWPSPRLFAASGLLEGAAQVLTSDAETAAALVYGPHVGHPPLRKSVAEWLSSVYGTTADSERISISNGASGNLANVLLKFTDPLYTRRIFMAEPTYFLACPIFEDNGFQGKLKGVPENDEEGLDLDFLRRGLETAEAEALSNAKASGQPDVPTIKTGKNYPKVYKYIIYLVPTFSNPSARTLSLQVRKDIVSLAREYDALVVSDDVYDFLSWPEEPSAPADAVGSVPSRLVDIDRQMPGCSQFGNTISNGSFSKVIGPGVRVGWAESTPSFAKELGEVGSSSSGGAPSHLTSTFVDKMLRSGRLQSHIKDTLIPTYRERYYALMSAVEDVLVPLGVRVEANKPKDAATATAGGFFTYLRLPDDLPVAKNVAAIALKDKQLRVAFGHMFTVTGDEGSISRAEREDGFSRCIRLCWAWHEVAEIEEGINRLGATIIDIRERIKKGEDLSSPVAIGIR
- a CDS encoding Carboxylic ester hydrolase, giving the protein MSASLFRGTISPSACSADTFSYPIIPGVRFLSLEANFVENLTSNVFYYPNHGPLNVTSARFCNVSTTYTHPGGNDSINVQVWLPTDTWNGRLQGIGGGGWSAGLPYQATLGMTAAVGEGYATFGTDAGLDTPDNGVTPERWAWGAGGEPNMRLLENLASASLYEGAVVAKNFTAAFYAEPAKYSYFSGCSQGGRQGMALAQRYPDLFDGIAAAAPAINWNSLFVGGTYANFLMNLYGMYPPSCEVEALTAAAIEACDGLDGVVDGILSDPGACDFDPVNLVGTTIKCAAGPQANGSGNGSTTERKISLGAATIVQKTWDGPRRANNSRMWYGPGQEATLVGGIYPNVGGSLAPIGTNCSANSTCTLDPLVLFQEWIRFYVLKNPTADTSKLSLEEFEEIFDSSAREYRSMIDTSNPDLSAFRQAGGKLITYHGTADELIPFRGSVDYYQRVTKLDPNVHDFYRLFLAPGLYHCIGGPGPYPDTTFDSLVQWVENGVAPDSLLATSVGTDPIIQRPLCPYPQKQKFLKTLNGTENFICE